A genomic segment from Bradyrhizobium sp. ISRA430 encodes:
- a CDS encoding ABC transporter permease, protein MTDITKETIAPPRSFLSQDAIQLCYRLLAAFLICAVLAVLSDSFLSLGNILNVLRQASLTFFIASGLTLVVLTAGLDLSVGANVALSACLAGTVIHQTGSPVLGILTALVVGGVVGLLNGIMVTALRIPSFIATYGMLWVLNGLTYWYMAGDTIHGFPAGFRQIGSGYLFGLPIPVYLLLIFLSIGTLFAQRTIWGQEIYAIGANPVAARLSGIPVARRLLLVYAVSGTMAGLASIIFLSRLNSAEADIGESLTLPAIAAVLIGGTSLFGGLGTVFGTFVGALILTLVLNGMNLLSVSANWQPLVTGIIVILAVWLDMKTRRRGQ, encoded by the coding sequence ATGACCGACATCACCAAAGAGACCATCGCACCGCCCCGCTCGTTCCTGTCGCAGGACGCGATCCAGCTCTGCTATCGCCTGCTCGCCGCGTTCCTGATCTGCGCTGTGCTTGCGGTGCTCAGCGATTCCTTCCTGAGCCTCGGCAACATCCTCAACGTGCTGCGACAGGCGAGCCTGACCTTCTTCATCGCGTCAGGCCTGACGCTGGTGGTGCTGACCGCGGGCCTCGATCTCTCCGTCGGTGCCAATGTCGCGCTGTCCGCCTGCCTCGCCGGCACGGTGATCCACCAGACCGGCTCGCCCGTGCTCGGCATCCTCACCGCGCTGGTCGTCGGCGGCGTCGTCGGCTTGCTCAACGGCATCATGGTCACCGCGCTGCGCATCCCCTCCTTCATCGCCACCTATGGCATGCTGTGGGTGCTGAACGGCCTCACCTACTGGTACATGGCCGGCGACACCATCCACGGCTTCCCCGCCGGCTTCCGTCAGATCGGCAGCGGCTATCTCTTCGGCCTGCCGATCCCGGTTTATTTGCTCCTGATCTTCCTTTCGATCGGGACACTGTTCGCGCAGCGGACGATCTGGGGCCAGGAGATTTATGCGATCGGCGCCAATCCAGTCGCGGCACGGCTCTCCGGCATTCCGGTCGCCCGGCGCCTGCTCCTCGTCTATGCCGTGTCCGGCACCATGGCGGGCCTAGCCTCTATCATCTTCCTGTCGCGGCTCAATTCGGCCGAGGCCGATATCGGCGAGAGCCTGACGCTGCCCGCGATCGCGGCCGTGCTGATCGGCGGCACATCGCTGTTCGGCGGCCTCGGCACCGTGTTCGGCACCTTCGTCGGCGCGCTGATCCTGACGCTGGTGTTGAACGGCATGAACCTCTTGTCGGTCAGCGCCAACTGGCAGCCGCTCGTCACCGGCATCATCGTCATTCTCGCCGTCTGGCTGGACATGAAGACCCGGCGCCGCGGGCAATGA
- a CDS encoding sugar ABC transporter substrate-binding protein, with protein MRHRKLGYLALPLLMVAALTTQARADGETIAVFTKNQTNPYFQTVRVGADVAAKTMNAKTLHYIPTKPDSIPEQLSQIEDVVVKKPSSIVFIPVDYKAMVPGVEKINEAKIPVVNITDRSAGGKFVSFIGADDYSLGLETARYLLKTLGGKGNIVIIEGVKGSLTNVDRIRGFNDAIKENPGAKLLASQPGNYQRLQALQVMENLMQSNSQIDGVLAANDAMAVGAIEALDGANRKAQVIGINGTKEAIDAIKSGKLLASGDYNGFAQGCLGTMMAIRSLRDQPVINEIVLKPTVITKDNYKPFDVPLEQRSCPTFEEAGKLGSK; from the coding sequence ATGAGACACCGGAAACTGGGCTACCTGGCACTGCCGCTTCTGATGGTCGCCGCGTTGACCACGCAGGCCCGCGCCGACGGCGAGACCATCGCCGTCTTCACCAAGAACCAGACCAATCCCTATTTCCAGACCGTGCGGGTCGGCGCCGACGTTGCGGCCAAGACGATGAACGCCAAGACGCTGCACTACATCCCGACCAAGCCCGACTCGATCCCCGAGCAGCTCAGCCAGATCGAGGACGTCGTGGTGAAGAAGCCGAGCTCGATCGTCTTCATCCCCGTCGACTACAAGGCCATGGTGCCGGGGGTCGAGAAGATCAACGAGGCCAAGATCCCGGTGGTCAACATCACCGACCGCTCCGCCGGCGGCAAGTTCGTCTCCTTCATCGGCGCCGACGATTACAGCCTCGGCCTCGAGACCGCGCGCTATCTCCTCAAGACGCTCGGCGGCAAGGGCAACATCGTCATCATCGAGGGCGTCAAGGGCTCGCTGACCAACGTCGACCGTATCAGAGGCTTCAACGACGCCATCAAGGAGAATCCGGGTGCCAAGCTGCTGGCCTCGCAGCCGGGCAACTACCAGCGGCTCCAGGCGCTCCAGGTGATGGAGAATTTGATGCAGTCCAACTCGCAGATCGACGGCGTTCTCGCCGCCAACGACGCCATGGCGGTCGGCGCGATCGAGGCCCTCGACGGCGCGAACCGCAAGGCGCAGGTGATCGGCATCAACGGCACCAAGGAGGCGATCGACGCCATCAAGTCGGGCAAGCTGCTCGCCAGCGGCGACTATAACGGCTTTGCGCAGGGTTGCCTCGGCACCATGATGGCGATCCGCTCCCTGCGCGACCAGCCGGTCATCAACGAGATCGTGCTGAAGCCGACCGTCATCACCAAGGACAATTACAAGCCGTTCGATGTTCCGCTGGAGCAGCGGAGCTGCCCGACCTTCGAGGAGGCCGGCAAGCTCGGCAGCAAATAG
- a CDS encoding YciI family protein has translation MLFAIHALDRAGALPIRLSNYDAHKAFLSDTSRFGVKIVMSGPLVSDDGQTMIGSLFLIEAPGRAEVEAFNRADPFAAAGIWEKVTITGFLRRQG, from the coding sequence ATGCTGTTCGCAATTCACGCGCTCGACCGCGCCGGCGCGCTGCCGATCCGGCTTTCCAACTACGACGCCCACAAGGCCTTCCTGAGCGACACCTCGCGCTTTGGCGTCAAGATCGTGATGTCGGGCCCCCTTGTCTCGGACGACGGCCAGACCATGATCGGCAGCCTGTTCCTGATCGAAGCTCCCGGCCGCGCCGAGGTCGAAGCCTTCAACCGCGCCGATCCTTTCGCCGCCGCAGGCATCTGGGAAAAGGTCACGATCACCGGCTTCCTGCGCCGCCAGGGTTGA
- a CDS encoding dipeptide ABC transporter ATP-binding protein, with product MSPPLLQVNDLKKHFPVRAGLFGRRSERVYAVDGVSFEIERGETLSLVGESGCGKSTVGRAILRLIDVTAGQVILDGQRIDDASPRALRQMRRRVQVVFQDPFSSLNPRMRVRDILAEPIRNFGLAKSATDLEARVASLMDTVRLPREALNRRPHEFSGGQRQRIGIARALAADPELIVCDEAVSALDVSVKAQIVNLLQDLQREFGLALLFISHDLAIVEHMTHRVAVMYLGKIVELAPKQEIFAAPRHPYTQALLSAVPVPEPGAARSPIILRGDVPSPIRPPSGCRFHTRCPFAFDRCRTEEPQLRATGSNQWVACHLEEPPQGLNPGGAGSR from the coding sequence ATGAGTCCTCCGCTGCTCCAGGTCAATGACCTCAAGAAGCATTTTCCGGTGCGCGCCGGCTTGTTCGGCCGCAGGTCCGAGCGGGTCTACGCGGTGGACGGGGTGTCCTTCGAGATCGAGCGCGGCGAGACGCTGTCGCTCGTGGGCGAATCCGGCTGCGGCAAGTCGACGGTCGGCCGCGCCATCCTGCGTCTCATCGACGTCACGGCCGGCCAGGTGATCCTCGACGGCCAGCGCATCGATGACGCCTCACCGCGCGCCCTCCGCCAGATGCGCCGCCGCGTGCAGGTCGTGTTCCAGGATCCGTTCTCGAGCCTCAATCCGCGGATGCGCGTGCGCGACATCCTGGCCGAGCCAATCCGCAATTTTGGTCTTGCGAAGTCGGCAACCGACCTCGAGGCACGCGTGGCGTCGCTGATGGACACCGTGCGGCTGCCGCGCGAGGCGCTGAACCGCAGGCCGCACGAGTTTTCGGGCGGCCAGCGTCAGCGCATCGGGATCGCGCGGGCGCTCGCGGCCGACCCCGAGCTGATCGTCTGCGACGAGGCGGTCTCCGCGCTTGATGTCTCCGTGAAGGCGCAGATCGTCAACCTGCTACAGGACCTCCAGCGCGAGTTCGGCCTCGCGCTGCTCTTCATCAGCCATGATCTGGCGATCGTCGAGCACATGACCCATCGCGTCGCGGTGATGTATCTCGGCAAGATCGTCGAGCTGGCGCCGAAGCAGGAGATCTTCGCCGCGCCGAGACATCCTTACACCCAGGCGCTGCTGTCGGCGGTGCCGGTGCCCGAGCCGGGCGCTGCGCGCAGCCCGATCATCCTGCGCGGCGACGTGCCCAGCCCGATCCGCCCGCCGAGCGGATGCCGCTTCCACACCCGCTGTCCGTTTGCTTTCGATCGCTGCCGGACCGAAGAACCGCAGCTCCGCGCCACCGGAAGCAATCAATGGGTGGCGTGTCATCTTGAGGAGCCGCCGCAGGGACTCAACCCTGGCGGCGCAGGAAGCCGGTGA
- a CDS encoding ABC transporter ATP-binding protein — MALLEVENLQTHFRTPGGINRAVEGVSFHVNEGETLAIVGESGCGKSVTSMSLMRLIPEPPGRIAGTIRFAGRDLLQLSDREMRAIRGNDVSMIFQEPMTSLNPVLTVGRQIRETLMMHQGLDKQKAEARAIEMLTLVGIPEPKRRVREYPHQLSGGMRQRVMIAIALACNPKLLIADEPTTALDVTIQAQILKLMLDLKSRVGAAIILITHDLGVVAEIAERVMVMYAGRKVEEAPVAELFRAPRHPYTQGLLGAVPRLGSSLSGASKRLAEIPGQVPDLRKPITGCVFAGRCPLVTDLCRQYAPGLEEKGPRHIAACHYAAKGAAAA, encoded by the coding sequence ATGGCCTTGCTCGAAGTCGAGAATCTGCAAACCCACTTCCGCACACCCGGCGGCATCAACCGCGCGGTCGAAGGCGTGTCGTTCCACGTCAACGAAGGCGAAACGCTGGCGATCGTCGGCGAGTCCGGCTGCGGCAAGTCGGTCACCTCGATGTCGCTGATGCGGCTGATCCCGGAGCCGCCGGGCCGGATCGCGGGCACCATCCGCTTCGCGGGCAGAGACCTGCTGCAGCTTTCCGATCGGGAGATGCGCGCCATTCGCGGCAACGACGTCTCGATGATCTTCCAGGAGCCGATGACGAGCCTCAATCCGGTTCTGACTGTCGGCCGGCAGATCCGCGAAACGCTGATGATGCATCAGGGCCTCGACAAGCAGAAGGCCGAAGCGCGCGCAATCGAGATGCTCACGCTGGTCGGCATCCCCGAGCCGAAGCGGCGCGTGCGCGAATATCCGCATCAGCTCTCCGGCGGCATGCGCCAGCGTGTGATGATCGCGATCGCGCTCGCATGCAATCCAAAGCTTTTGATCGCGGACGAGCCGACCACCGCGCTCGATGTGACGATCCAGGCGCAGATCCTTAAACTGATGCTGGATCTCAAGAGCCGGGTCGGTGCGGCGATCATCCTGATCACCCACGATCTCGGCGTCGTCGCCGAGATCGCCGAGCGTGTCATGGTCATGTATGCCGGCCGCAAGGTCGAGGAGGCGCCGGTGGCCGAGCTGTTTCGCGCGCCGCGCCATCCCTACACGCAAGGCCTGCTCGGCGCGGTGCCGAGGCTCGGCTCCTCGCTCTCCGGTGCCTCGAAACGGCTGGCCGAGATTCCCGGCCAAGTGCCGGATCTGCGCAAGCCGATCACCGGCTGTGTCTTTGCCGGACGTTGTCCGCTGGTGACCGATCTTTGTCGCCAATATGCGCCGGGCCTCGAAGAGAAGGGCCCTCGACATATCGCCGCCTGTCACTACGCCGCCAAAGGAGCCGCCGCGGCATGA
- a CDS encoding ABC transporter permease produces the protein MTDTTVNTQPLPAGLVIAPQLPELLQPVRIRRGIIGFLRGHPTVAIGGALLIVLILIGIFAPYLGTVDPTALAPAKRTRAPSADFWFGTDVLGRDIYSRVLYGARVSLTVGLSVATLASFAGLAIGVVSGFVRWADGVVMRFMDGLMAIPPILLAIALMALTRGSVGNVILAITIAEIPRVSRLVRSVVLSLREQPYVDAAVACGTRTPMIILRHILPNTLAPMLVQATYICASAMITEAILSFIGAGTPPTVPSWGNIMAEGRALWQVKPYIVFFPAAFLSVTVLAVNLLGDGLRDALDPRMAKRL, from the coding sequence TTGACCGACACGACCGTTAACACGCAGCCGCTTCCGGCCGGCCTCGTCATCGCACCGCAGCTCCCGGAGCTGCTGCAGCCGGTTAGGATCCGGCGCGGCATCATCGGCTTTCTGCGCGGCCATCCAACGGTCGCGATCGGCGGCGCGCTGCTCATTGTGCTCATCCTGATCGGGATCTTCGCGCCGTATCTTGGAACCGTCGATCCGACCGCGCTGGCCCCCGCCAAGCGCACCCGCGCGCCGTCGGCCGATTTCTGGTTCGGCACCGACGTGCTCGGCCGCGACATCTATTCGCGCGTGCTCTATGGAGCACGAGTCTCACTCACGGTTGGTCTATCGGTTGCGACACTTGCCTCGTTTGCCGGCCTCGCGATCGGCGTCGTGTCCGGCTTCGTGCGCTGGGCCGACGGCGTCGTGATGCGGTTCATGGACGGGTTGATGGCGATCCCGCCGATCCTGCTGGCGATCGCGCTGATGGCGTTGACGCGAGGCAGCGTCGGCAACGTCATCCTGGCCATCACCATCGCCGAGATCCCGCGCGTCTCGCGCCTCGTGCGCAGTGTCGTGCTTTCGCTGCGCGAGCAGCCGTATGTGGACGCGGCCGTGGCCTGCGGCACGCGTACGCCGATGATCATCCTGCGCCATATCCTGCCCAACACGCTCGCGCCGATGCTGGTCCAGGCGACCTACATCTGCGCCAGCGCCATGATCACGGAGGCGATCTTGTCGTTCATCGGCGCCGGCACGCCGCCCACCGTTCCGTCCTGGGGCAACATCATGGCCGAGGGCCGCGCGCTGTGGCAGGTCAAGCCCTACATCGTGTTCTTTCCTGCGGCTTTCCTGTCCGTCACCGTGCTCGCCGTGAACCTGCTCGGCGATGGTCTTCGCGATGCGCTCGATCCGCGCATGGCCAAGCGTCTCTAG
- a CDS encoding ABC transporter permease yields MLSYILRRIVATLPVMAIVALFVFSLLYIAPGDPAVVIAGDQASPEDVERIRQSLGLDRPFLIQFGDWVWRILHGDLGTSIFTNLPVSAMIGQRLGPTLSLMTVTLLLTIVVAVPLGVVAAWKAGSLIDRAIMAFAVFGFSLPVFVVGYMLAYIFALELEWLPVQGYTPLSDGFWPWLENLILPAIALGCVYIALVARITRAAMLEVLQQDYIRTARAKGLGQGGILFIHALKNAAVPIVTVIGIGIALLIGGAVVTESVFAIPGLGRLTVDAILRRDYPVIQGIVLLFSFVYVLVNLLIDVIYTLVDPRIRY; encoded by the coding sequence ATGCTCTCCTATATCCTCCGGCGCATCGTCGCGACCTTGCCGGTGATGGCGATCGTCGCTCTGTTCGTGTTCAGCCTGCTCTACATCGCGCCCGGTGATCCGGCCGTGGTGATTGCAGGCGATCAGGCGAGCCCGGAGGATGTGGAGCGCATCCGTCAGAGCCTTGGCCTCGACCGCCCGTTCCTGATCCAGTTTGGTGACTGGGTCTGGCGCATCCTGCACGGCGATCTCGGCACCTCGATCTTCACCAACCTGCCGGTCTCCGCAATGATCGGACAGCGTCTCGGACCGACGCTGTCGCTGATGACCGTCACCCTCCTGCTCACGATCGTCGTCGCGGTGCCGCTCGGAGTGGTGGCTGCGTGGAAGGCGGGAAGCCTGATCGACCGTGCCATCATGGCGTTCGCCGTGTTCGGCTTCTCGTTGCCGGTCTTCGTGGTCGGCTACATGCTCGCCTACATCTTCGCGCTCGAGCTCGAATGGCTTCCGGTGCAGGGCTACACGCCGCTCAGCGATGGCTTTTGGCCGTGGCTGGAGAATTTGATCCTGCCGGCGATCGCGCTCGGCTGCGTCTATATCGCCCTGGTCGCCCGGATCACGCGCGCTGCCATGCTCGAAGTGTTGCAGCAGGATTATATCCGCACCGCGCGCGCCAAGGGGTTGGGGCAGGGCGGTATCCTGTTCATTCACGCACTGAAAAACGCGGCGGTGCCGATCGTGACCGTGATCGGGATCGGCATCGCGCTCCTGATCGGCGGCGCGGTCGTGACCGAAAGCGTGTTCGCGATTCCCGGCCTCGGCCGGTTGACGGTGGATGCGATCCTGCGGCGTGACTATCCCGTCATCCAGGGCATCGTGCTGCTGTTCAGCTTCGTCTACGTGCTGGTCAACCTGTTGATCGACGTCATCTACACCCTGGTTGATCCGAGGATCCGCTATTGA